Proteins encoded in a region of the Coffea eugenioides isolate CCC68of chromosome 4, Ceug_1.0, whole genome shotgun sequence genome:
- the LOC113768250 gene encoding urease accessory protein F, with the protein MEEKVGNDQNLDKVENSPQMGSLVQWSQWQLLDSILPTGGFAHSFGLEAAIQARLVSGPEDLRAYVIHVLQNTGSLLLPYVYSCTIFPHLEMWHKLDRMLDATLTNEVGRKASTLQGSALMRVAAAVYLEIPSLKSMRNASLSSGTVSFHHAPIFGLVCGLLGIDAETSQKAYMFITMRDVISAATRLNLVGPLGAAVLQHQVSIVAEDISKKWMNRAVEEACQTSPLLDTVQGCHGYLFSRLFCS; encoded by the coding sequence ATGGAGGAAAAAGTGGGGAATGACCAGAATCTTGACAAAGTTGAAAATTCTCCACAAATGGGATCTCTAGTGCAATGGAGCCAATGGCAGCTGCTCGATTCCATACTTCCTACTGGTGGCTTTGCTCATTCTTTTGGTCTTGAGGCTGCAATTCAAGCTCGTCTGGTCTCTGGGCCTGAAGACCTCCGAGCTTATGTTATACATGTGCTACAGAATACTGGAAGCCTGCTTCTTCCTTATGTATACTCCTGTACCATCTTTCCCCATTTGGAAATGTGGCACAAGCTTGATAGAATGTTGGATGCAACACTAACAAATGAAGTTGGTCGTAAGGCATCGACCCTACAAGGGTCTGCACTTATGAGAGTAGCTGCTGCTGTTTACTTGGAAATTCCTTCCCTGAAGTCTATGAGGAATGCATCTTTAAGTAGTGGGACTGTATCTTTCCACCACGCCCCCATCTTTGGACTTGTCTGTGGACTTCTTGGAATAGATGCTGAAACTTCTCAGAAGGCTTATATGTTCATAACAATGAGAGATGTCATATCTGCTGCTACTCGGCTAAATTTGGTCGGTCCTTTAGGAGCCGCTGTGTTGCAGCATCAGGTCTCCATTGTTGCGGAAGACATATCAAAGAAATGGATGAACCGTGCTGTTGAGGAAGCCTGTCAGACAAGTCCTTTGCTTGACACAGTCCAGGGCTGCCATGGCTATTTGTTTTCTAGACTCTTCTGCTCTTAA